The window CAAAAGAATAGAGTTACTTCTGTATTAGTCATTGCTATGATCATGATTCTAGTACAAGTAATATTGGGAACTCAGGTTAGGGAATCATTAGATATTGTTTCAAACCAATTAGGTGAGGCTTTAAGAGGAAGTTGGATAGAAGGTTTAGGTTTGGAGTTTTACGTACATAGATCTTTTTCTATTGCGATTGCAATTATTCATGGTTATTTATTGTATTTACTGTTTAAGCAAAGAAAATCTTTTACTTCTTTACTTAGAAATACTAAAATACTAATGACACTAATCATTTTGGAAATATTATCGGGAACTATTATGGCTTATTTTGCGATTCCATTTTGGGCGCAACCCATTCATTTAGTTCTTGGAAGTATGATTTTCGGAATGCAATTTTTTATATTTTTGCAGCTAGTTTTTAGTGAGCAAAAACAGAATAAATCAGAGTATGCAATATCATAGCTCACAAAATATATCTATAACTCATTTGATGCTTAGCTATCTAAAGAATCTATTTGTTTTATTAAAACCAAGGTTAAGCTTTTTAGTGGCTTTTTCATCTGCCTTTGGTTATGTGTTAGGCTTTAGTGGTAGTGGCATTAATTACGTTACTTTAAGCTTTTTATCATTAGGAGGATTTTTAGTTTCAGGATCTGCAGTAATTATAAATCAGATTATTGAAATCGAGTATGATAAAAAGATGGATAGGACTAAAAACAGACCCTTACCAACTGGTAAAATATCAAAACAAGAGGCTATTGTTTTTGCAATTTTAGTTGGTATCATAGGACTAGGTTTATTATTTATTTACACCAATGTTTTAACTACAATCTTATCCTTATCATCCTTAATATTATATAGTTTTGTATATACACCATTAAAAAGAGTTGGGCCTATTGCAGTATTTGTGGGAGCACTTCCAGGGGCTCTACCTCCTTTGTTAGGTTGGGTAGCAGCTACTAATGATTTTAGCATTGAAGGTTGGATTATCTTCGGAATTCAATTCATTTGGCAATTTCCTCACTTTTGGGCGATTGCATGGGTTGCTGACGATGATTATAAAAAAGCTGGCTTTAAACTTTTGCCTTCAGGAGGAAAAAAAGATTTGAATACAGCGATTCAGATTATGATATATACTTTGTTTTTAATTCCGTTAGGATTACTTCCAACATTATTTGGAGTTACGGGTATATATTCTGCACTAGTTGCAACTATATGTGGAGTACTGTTTTTAAGCCAAACATTTTATTTAATGAAAGAATGCAGTAAAGAAGCTGCTTTAAAAATAATGTTTGGATCATTTTTGTACTTACCTATAGTTCAACTGGCTTATTTACTAGATAAAATTTAATAATGGATACTACTATTAATAAAGAACAAGATTTAAGGCCAAGTATAAAGATACTTTCAATGCACCCATTGAAGTTTGCATTGTGGTTATTTATTGTTACTATAGTAATGATATTTGCGGCACTAACGAGTGCCTATATAGTGCGTCAGTCTGAAGGTAATTGGCTAATATTCGATTTACCAACTGAATTTTTGATTAACACTATTATATTAGTAGCTAGTAGCGTAACTATGCATTTAGCTTATATGGCTGCAAAAAAAGATAATTTTAAGCAATTAAAATTATTTATGATCGTCACAGCTGCTTTATCAATTGCCTTTTTTATTGGCCAATTTGAAGCCTGGGGCGCTTTAGTGGATAGAGACGTGTATTTTGTGGGCAATCCTTCCGGATCATTTTTATATGTAATTTCAGGATTGCACGCATTTCATTTAATTTCAGGGCTGATTTTTATATTAATTATGTTATTTTCGGCTTTTAAATTAAAGGTTCATTCTAAAAATATGGTGAAAATGGAAATGTGTACTACATATTGGCACTTTTTAGATGGACTTTGGGTATATTTATATATATTTTTGTTGTTAAATCATTAATCCTATTTTGAACAGTTAAATTTATGGCAACTTCTGCAACAATTGATACTACTACGAAAAGCACTTGGGGAGGTGGAGTAGCCCCAATGAAGGCAAGTTATGGAAAGTTGATGATGTGGTTCTTCCTATTATCTGATGCTTTTTCATTCTCAGCTTTATTAATTACTTATGGTTTAATTCGTTATGCTCACCCTGCATATCAAGGAACGGTATCTGATTTTACTTTCAGTACTGAATATTGGCCGATACCAGAAATGGTATTTGAGGCTGTACCATTTTTACATGGTGTTCATGCTCCTTTAGTATTCGTAGGGATAATGACATTCATTTTGATCTTAAGTTCCGTTACTATGGTTTTAGCTGTGGAAGCTGGACATAGAATGGATAGAAAGAATGTTATTAAATGGATGCTTTGGACTATTATTGGTGGTTTAACATTCCTTGCTTGTCAGGCTTGGGAATGGAGTCACTTTATTCACGGTACTGCAGAAGGAACTGTAAATGCTATGGGTGAAACTATTTTCGGTGCTAATCTTACTGAGAATCAGTATGGACCTCCATTATTTGCATCTCTATTCTTCTTTATTACAGGTTTCCACGGATTCCATGTATTTAGTGGAGTAGTTATCAACTTCATTATATTCTTCAACGCTGTTGTAGGTACTTATGATAAAAGAGGACACTACGAAATGGTTGAGAAAACTGGACTTTATTGGCACTTTGTTGATTTAGTTTGGGTATTCGTATTTACACTTTTTTACTTGATTTAACGATTATAAAGATATGTCACACGAAGAAACTAATAATATTCAGGTAATTCCTGAAGACAAGGAAAAGACCAAGAAAATATGGAAAGTTGCTGGTATTTTAGCAGTAGTAACTTTAATTGAATTTGTGTTTGCATTTACATTACCAAGAGGTATTGTATTAGTATCTATATTCTTAGGACTAACAATTGTAAAAGCATTCTATATTGTTGCAGAATTTATGCACTTAAAGCATGAACAAAAAGCTTTAATCTGGTCAATTCTTATCCCTACTATATTAATTCTATGGTTAGTAGTAGCTTTAATGGTAGAAGGAAGTGCAATATTTAATATCAGAAATTAATTATACACAAAACTAAAATGTTAGAATCAGGTTGAATATCTCAACCTGATTTTTTTGTTTATGAAGAAATCCAAAATATTTATTCTCTTATTTACGCTAAGTTTTCCAGTAATTCTTTATTTATTTTTAAGGTCTTATGGGCAAAATGAATTTGACCTTCCTGTATTTTTTGAAACAGAGGTAAAAGCATATTGTGATAACACCAATACCAATGAGGAAAGCGTAAAAATTTATACTCAAGAAGGAGATTCAATTCAATTATTAGAATCTTATTCTGCTGATTTTAAGGTGGTTCATATTCCCAATTCAGATAACAAAGAAATTCAGACATTAAAGAATGAACTGAATAGAGTGTTAAACACCTTTGAGGATCTTTCAATAGATATAATCTCACTTCAACCAAAATCAGCTAATGATTCATTAATAGCAGAAGAATCTTTTTTAAATAGAGATAAAGCACACAGCTTCTGGTTTGATAATAATAAGCAAAATCAAATTGTAAATTGTGTTTATGCCTTTCCTACTGAACAATGGAAAGGAAGCCACCCTTCTGAAGAGGAATATCTTATTTATAATACCTTAGTTCTTTTAGATAAAAAGAATAGAATAAGGGGCTATTATGATGGCTATGAAACAAAGGAGGTTGACAGATTGATATTAGAAATTAGAGTATTATTAAGTAAAGACTAATGAGCCAAATAGATAATAATAGAAAATCATTTGTAAAATTAATATGGGTATTATCTATTGCAATACCTGTAGTAGTAGCCGTATTATTATTTGCTCCTGAAAAAATTGAGGGGGCTGGAGATTGGGTATATATTTTACCTCACTTAAATGCTACCTTTAATTCAATAACCGCTATAGTATTACTTTTAGGCCTTTATTTTATCAAGCGGAAGAATATTGTTGCACATAAAAGCATGATGTCTATTGCATTTACTTTAGGATCACTATTTTTAGTGAGTTACGTAATTTATCACTCTACAGCTGATTCAACTATTTATGGGGATATAAATGGTAATAGTATTTTAGATGAAGCTGAAAAAACGGAAGATATCATGTTTATGAGAGGGCTGTATGTTAGTATATTATTGCCCCATATTGTACTAGCGGCAGTAGTAGTTCCTTTTGTATTATTTGCCTTTTATTATGCTTTAACTGATAAGATTGAAAAGCATAAGAAAGTGGTGAAATGGACATTTCCAATCTGGTTATTTGTTTCAATAACTGGTGTCATCGTTTATTTTATGATAAGCCCATATTATTTAAATTAAGTGAACTCATTTTAGTATTTTTAAGTTTTAAAATAAAAATTTAGATGAAGAGGGTCATTCTACTACTTATCGTATTTCTTTTCATAAATTCGGCTGATATACTAGCACAATGCGCTATGTGCCGTGCAACTGTAGAAAATAATGTTAATAATGGAGAAATAGGTATTGCTAGCTCTCTTAACTTTGGTATTCTTTATTTATTTGCAGCACCTTATTTAGTAGTTATGGTAATTGGTTTTTTCTGGTACAGAAATTCTAAAAATCAAAAAAAGAAAATTGATATTAAAGAATTACTAAATAGAGCTAAGCCATAATTTTTTACCTGTTTATCATCATTCATCTTTATTTCAATATTTTCATTTAAACTCCAGTATGATTATTGCTATATTGATGCTTAAAATCATCAATTAAGTGAAGAAATATATACTTTTCCTTCTTAGTTTTTTAATTCTAATCGTTTTTGGCTTACGGCATTATTATCATACTTTAGAGCTTGATCGTAATCAATTCATATCTA is drawn from Marivirga arenosa and contains these coding sequences:
- the cyoE gene encoding heme o synthase; this encodes MQYHSSQNISITHLMLSYLKNLFVLLKPRLSFLVAFSSAFGYVLGFSGSGINYVTLSFLSLGGFLVSGSAVIINQIIEIEYDKKMDRTKNRPLPTGKISKQEAIVFAILVGIIGLGLLFIYTNVLTTILSLSSLILYSFVYTPLKRVGPIAVFVGALPGALPPLLGWVAATNDFSIEGWIIFGIQFIWQFPHFWAIAWVADDDYKKAGFKLLPSGGKKDLNTAIQIMIYTLFLIPLGLLPTLFGVTGIYSALVATICGVLFLSQTFYLMKECSKEAALKIMFGSFLYLPIVQLAYLLDKI
- a CDS encoding cytochrome c oxidase subunit 3, with the translated sequence MDTTINKEQDLRPSIKILSMHPLKFALWLFIVTIVMIFAALTSAYIVRQSEGNWLIFDLPTEFLINTIILVASSVTMHLAYMAAKKDNFKQLKLFMIVTAALSIAFFIGQFEAWGALVDRDVYFVGNPSGSFLYVISGLHAFHLISGLIFILIMLFSAFKLKVHSKNMVKMEMCTTYWHFLDGLWVYLYIFLLLNH
- a CDS encoding cytochrome c oxidase subunit 3, translated to MATSATIDTTTKSTWGGGVAPMKASYGKLMMWFFLLSDAFSFSALLITYGLIRYAHPAYQGTVSDFTFSTEYWPIPEMVFEAVPFLHGVHAPLVFVGIMTFILILSSVTMVLAVEAGHRMDRKNVIKWMLWTIIGGLTFLACQAWEWSHFIHGTAEGTVNAMGETIFGANLTENQYGPPLFASLFFFITGFHGFHVFSGVVINFIIFFNAVVGTYDKRGHYEMVEKTGLYWHFVDLVWVFVFTLFYLI
- a CDS encoding cytochrome C oxidase subunit IV family protein; this encodes MSHEETNNIQVIPEDKEKTKKIWKVAGILAVVTLIEFVFAFTLPRGIVLVSIFLGLTIVKAFYIVAEFMHLKHEQKALIWSILIPTILILWLVVALMVEGSAIFNIRN
- a CDS encoding DUF420 domain-containing protein — protein: MSQIDNNRKSFVKLIWVLSIAIPVVVAVLLFAPEKIEGAGDWVYILPHLNATFNSITAIVLLLGLYFIKRKNIVAHKSMMSIAFTLGSLFLVSYVIYHSTADSTIYGDINGNSILDEAEKTEDIMFMRGLYVSILLPHIVLAAVVVPFVLFAFYYALTDKIEKHKKVVKWTFPIWLFVSITGVIVYFMISPYYLN